A genomic stretch from Helianthus annuus cultivar XRQ/B chromosome 1, HanXRQr2.0-SUNRISE, whole genome shotgun sequence includes:
- the LOC110942304 gene encoding uncharacterized mitochondrial protein AtMg00860-like, translating into MDLMNRVCKPMLDKSMIVFINDILVYSKSEAEHGCHLREVLETLRRERLCAKFSKCAFWLREVQFLGHVISADGISVNPSKIEAVSNWKPPKNPSEIRSFLGLAGYYRRFIQDFSKIATPLTKLTRNDEKFVWDSTQEDAFRILKEKLTSAPVLTLPNGTEDMVFQMHPSLVSDVYLCNEES; encoded by the coding sequence atggatcttatgaaccgcgtctGTAAGCCAATGTTGGATAAGTCGATGATTGTTTTCATCAACGATATCCTTGTATATTCAAAAAGTGAAGCGGAGCATGGATGTCACTTGCGTGAAGTACTTGAAACGCTTAGGCGTGAGAGACTTTGtgcaaagttttcgaaatgcgcCTTCTGGCTACGTGAGGTACAGTTTCTGGGACATGTTATTAGTGCCGATGGAATTTCAGTAAATCCGTCCAAAATAGAAGCTGTGTCTAACTGGAAACCTCCAAAGAATCCATCAGAGATTAGGAGTTTTCTAGGTCTTGCGGGCTATTATCGGAGATTtatacaagatttctccaaaattgcaaCTCCATTAACTAAGTTGACCCGTAATGATGAGAAATTTGTATGGGATAGTACACAAGAAGATGCCTTCCGTATCCTTAAAGAAAAATTGACCAGTGCCCCTGTGCTAACGTTACCAAATGGGACTGAAGATATGGTATTTCAGATGCATCCCAGCTTGGTCTCGGATGTGTACTTATGCAACGAGGAAAGCTGA
- the LOC110942384 gene encoding uncharacterized protein LOC110942384, which produces MKATISEEVGKALEASLPQFIDRLQTTLLAVIDDKMNEKKYAGKSKACPYNKFMAYKPSISDIEGVFERTHYDETDFVAYGTGQLRGQAKDWWDNRKKEQGIEATRNMTWEEFKTPFLRHHSPKSVINRIKEEFIQLRHSGESIEKITGIFLDKLRFCDELVQNEEQKIYYYYNMLSAEYREFMTPSKYVHLTEIVNAAREREIKLKMQIYRGERRAFEKNTLPAKKQKLNEAPKKGTEKGRAPQCKICGKNHKGECYLKNKPCPTCGKVGHVVANCPGKVSVCYKCYKPGHKKSECPELVGTKDTTDAKPDAQKAKARSFHMTATETKTEPDVVSEVEIDDNKSFIVCDMCWNCKLSIDDEEYFVDLITMSMGEFQVVIGMDWLARYHAKVICNRKEIQLMSPSGKHVTIYGEKSCSPIICSFIKACKLVRHGCKAYMAYIHDSTKEAPEIKDVPVV; this is translated from the exons ATGAAAGCTACTATTTCCGAGGAAGTCGGAAAAGCTTTAGAAGCTAGTCTACCGCAGTTCATCGATAGACTACAAACTACGCTTTTAGCGGTAATAGACGATAAGATGAATGAAAAGAAATATGCGGGTAAATCGAAAGCGTGTCCATATAATAAATTTATGGCATACAAACCCTC GATTAGCGACATCGAAGGGGTATTCGAAAGGACCCATTACGATGAGACTGATTTCGTGGCATACGGAACCGGTCAGTTAAGAGGCCAAGctaaggattggtgggataatcGGAAGAAGGAACAGGGAATCGAGGCCACTAGAAATATGACGTGGGAAGAATTCAAAACTCCGTTCCTTAGACACCATAGCCCGAAATCTGTAATTAATAGGATCAAAGAAGAGTTTATTCAGTTAAGGCATAGTGGTGAGTCGATAGAGAAGATTACGGGAATCTTTCTTGATAAGCTCAGGTTTTGTGATGAGCTGGTTCAAAATGAAGAACAGAAAATCTACTATTACTACAACATGCTGAGTGCAGAGTATAGGGAGTTCATGACTCCTTCAAAATATGTGCATCTTACTGAAATAGTGAATGCCGCACGTGAAAGAGAGATTAAGTTGAAAATGCAGATTTATAGGGGTGAGAGGAGAGCATTTGAGAAAAATACACTCCCCGCAAAGAAACAAAAGCTAAATGAAGCTCCTAAGAAAGGCACTGAAAAAGGAAGAGCGCCTCAATGCAAAATTTGTGGAAAGAATCACAAGGGCGAATGCTATTTGAAAAACAAACCATGTCCTACTTGCGGCAAAGTGGGACATGTAGTTGCAAATTGCCCAGGGAAGGTGTCAGTATGCTATAAATGTTATAAACCGGGACACAAAAAGTCTGAGTGCCCAGAGTTAGTTGGAACTAAAGACACCACTGATGCAAAGCCTGATGCCCAGAAAGCGAAGGCTAGATCTTTCCACATGACAGCTACTGAGACTAAAACCGAACCTGATGTCGTTTCAG AAGTAGAAATAGATgataataaaagttttattgtttgtgATATGTGTTGGAACTGCAAACTGAGCATTGACGACGAAGAGTATTTCGTTGACTTAATTACCATGtcaatgggagaatttcaagtggtaatcgggatggattggctagcTCGGTATCACGCGAAAGTAATATGCAACCGTAAAGAGATACAACTAATGTCTCCAAGCGGAAAACATGTTACTATTTATGGGGAGAAAAGCTGCAGCCCCATAATATGTTCTTTCATCAAAGCTTGCAAGCTGGTTCGACATGGATGTAAGGCGTATATGGCTTACATACATGATTCGACTAAAGAGGCTCCAGAAATCAAAGACGTACCAGTGGTATGA